A single Limanda limanda chromosome 19, fLimLim1.1, whole genome shotgun sequence DNA region contains:
- the LOC133026042 gene encoding MAP7 domain-containing protein 1-like isoform X1: MDTMDYKELGNKLEEKLTLTDKSLPLKIEPQSIHSGDKSLVKDLLTPDDSAVTDLSPKSDFSPQTETPSRTDVSSSKTDVRPSTPGSSGSPQPKKDSVSSEQRQKLAKERREERARYIAVKKTQWLEKEEKARRLRESQLEERRRKLEDQRLKTEKRRALLEEKQRQKLEKNKQRYESAIKRSTKKTWAEIRQQRWSWAGGLNQTSRRESRCSASTVNLPRQVDPVINSRLSKSSATLWNSPNRTRSLRLSPWESRIVERLMTPTLSFLARSRSAATLLNTSDSREYSHHCSRSASANPLNASSHHHQHQNSAERWRVSSASTPDITLRQHRRNSTPLDKKKKEKKDKERENSLTKDKVQKKRQTTSPAATTTRSRPETSTQKLKNRPPSPAAPKSRPLSPLVPASASSTAASKTPTGKKTPTGTKARPKRAQTPARVQPQTVTAVAVETGHEPKQPDTAEEKKDSGDVPAIAVSSARLSPSSPSPPAASPSPVPSVEPTASAASPAAASTSNPTPSAAPTAAASTPTTATTAARTPTPTTATTAARTPTPTTATATAAASSPAPPANKPSAGTNNQEEAARALAEKRRQAREQREKEEQERLEQEQKNRILREEAMAREVEERKRREEEAQFMAEQQRLRDAQEEKEEQEKAKAEQEENERAQKQREEAESKAREEAERQRIEREKHFHKEEQERLERKKRLEEIMKRTRKSDAGEKKDVKASPQVNGKDTELNKAPGNLQSPSAVVNGVQATAHQNGVSANGEQADFEEIIKLKNGSNPTQQQSGLVGDPILAFEGGEPFLMKTSPMKPQHVAEVL; the protein is encoded by the exons ATGGACACGATGGATTATAAGGAGCTGGGAAATaaactggaggagaagctgaCACTAACAGACAAAT CTCTGCCCCTGAAGATCGAGCCTCAGTCCATCCACAGCGGAGACAAGTCTCTGGTGAAAGACCTCCTGACCCCAGACGACTCGGCCGTCACAGACCTCTCCCCTAAATCAGACTTCAGCCCCCAAACCGAGACCCCGAGCAGGACGGATGTGTCCTCCTCCAAGACGGATGTCCGGCCCTCCACGCCGGGCAGCAGCGGCAGCCCGCAGCCCAAGAAAG ATTCCGTGAGCTCAGAGCAGCGACAGAAGCTCGCCAAGGagcggagggaggagagggctCGATATATCG CGGTGAAGAAAACCCAGTggctggagaaggaggagaaggctcGGCGCCTGAGGGAGAGCCAGCTGGAGGAGCgcaggaggaagctggaggatcAGCGGCTGAAGACCGAGAAACGTCGAgctctgctggaggagaaacagagacagaaactagAGAAGAACAAG cagagatACGAGTCGGCCATCAAGAGGTCCACGAAGAAGACGTGGGCCGAGATCCGCCAGCAGAGGTGGTCCTGGGCGGGCGGACTAAACCAGACCTCCCGCAGAGAAA GCAGATGCTCGGCCTCCACGGTCAACTTGCCCAGACAGGTGGACCCTGTGATTAACAGCAGGCTGTCCAAGTCCTCGGCCACGCTCTGGAACTCGCCCAACAGAA CCCGCAGTCTGCGTCTCAGCCCGTGGGAGAGCCGGATCGTGGAGCGGCTCATGACGCCGACGCTGTCCTTCCTGGCTCGCAGCCGCAGCGCCGCCACCCTCCTCAACACCAGCGACTCCCGTGAGt ACTCTCACCACTGCTCCCGTTCAGCCTCTGCCAACCCGCTGAACGCCAGCTCCcatcaccaccagcaccagAACTCCGCCGAGCGCTGGAGGGTCTCGTCCGCCAGCACGCCGGACATCACGCTGCGCCAACACAGACGAAACTCCACGCCG ctggacaagaagaagaaagagaagaaagacaaagagagggagaactcGCTCACAAAAGACAAAGtgcagaagaagagacagacgACGTCTCCTGCCGCCACGACCACAAGATCCAGACCGGAGACCAG caccCAGAAGCTGAAGAACAGACCCCCGTCGCCGGCGGCCCCCAAAAGTCGGCCCCTGTCGCCTCTAGTGCCAGCATCAGCATCATCGACAGCGGCCTCCAAGACTCCCACGGGTAAGAAGACACCCACTGGCACCAAGGCCCGACCTAAACGGGCCCAGACGCCCGCCAGGGTCCAGCCGCAGACGGTCACAGCGGTCGCCGTGGAAACCGGCCACGAGCCCAAGCAGCCCGACACCGCCGAGGAGAAAAAAG actccGGTGACGTTCCTGCCATCGCGGTGTCCTCAGCTCGGCTTTCACCTTCTTCCCCCAGcccacctgcagcttctccttctccagtgCCAAGTGTAGAGCCCACTGCCTCAGCTGCGTCTCCGGCAGCGGCCTCCACCAGTAATCCCACTCCGTCTGCTGCACCCACCGCCGCTGCCAGTACCCCCACCACAGCCACCACCGCTGCCagaacccccacccccaccacagCCACCACCGCTGCCagaacccccacccccaccacagCCACCGCCACCGCCGCTGCCTCCAGCCCAGCCCCCCCGGCCAACAAGCCGTCAGCGGGCACCAACAACCAGGAGGAGGCAGCTCGCGCCCTGGCAGAGAAACGCCGACAAGCCCGAGAGCAgcgggagaaggaggagcaggagcgtctggagcaggagcagaagaacag GATCCTGCGGGAGGAGGCGATGGCCCGGGAGGTGGAGGAGCGGAAgcgcagggaggaggaggctcagTTCATGGCCGAGCAGCAGCGCCTGAGAGACgctcaggaggagaaggaggagcaggagaaagcTAAAgccgagcaggaggagaacgagAGGGCGCAGAAACAG agggaggaggcCGAGTCAAAGGCCCGTGAGGAGGCCGAGCGTCAGCGCATCGAGCGAGAGAAACACTTCCACAAAGAAGAGCAGGAGCGACtggagaggaagaag CGCCTTGAGGAGATCATGAAGAGGACTCGGAAGAGTGACGCAGGAGAGAAG AAAGACGTCAAAGCTTCTCCACAGGTCAACGGCAAAGACACAGAGCTCAACAAAG ctCCTGGAAACCTGCAGAGCCCCAGTGCAGTCGTGAATGGCGTCCAGGCAACCGCTCACCAAAATGGTGTCTCAGCCAACGGAGAGCAGGCGGACTTCGAGGAGATCATCAAGCTGAAGAACGGCAGTAACCCAACTCAGCAGCAGAGCGGGCTGGTGGGCGATCCCATCCTGGCGTTTGAAGGAGGAGAGCCCttcctgatgaagacgagcccGATGAAGCCTCAGCATGTCGCAG AAGTCCTGTGA